The sequence below is a genomic window from Gammaproteobacteria bacterium.
CATCCGGCCACTTCCTTGGTATCGAATCGGCTGTCAGCGTATTTTCCTGATTCTTCTAGACAATGACGCGCCCAATTCCGCTTGCGCTCGTACGCCTGAATTTCATCGCGGTGGTCACGACGCCTGGCGCCCTGCAAATAGACATCCAGCTTTGTTAGCATCTCGTTGGTGGCTGATTGGATCTGCACACTTGTCAACGTCCCTGAGCAAATCAGCTTTTCAAGTGAGGCAATGCGGAATCGGTCCATGCCCCAGTATTTCGTCGACAACTGGTCGTCGTGCCCACCGTACTTCACGACCAGTTTCTCCGGCAAATAGGTGACCGGGAGTTTGGCACAAAGACGAAGCCACAGATCATAGTCCTCACAAGCGGGCAACTCTTCGTCGAAACTGCCAAAGTCCTCGAACACACTGCGGTGAAGTAACACCGCCGATGGGGAGATGACGCAGCGAGGCAGACACTGTTCGAAAATATTGCCACCGCTCTTGAGATGCTTGTTCATCGGATTAACCCGTACGCCGTTGCGAATCCAGATCTCGTCGGTATGACAGATTCGGGACCGGGGCTCTTTCGCGAGGGCCTGTAACTGCTGTTCGATCTTGGATTCACACCAGGAATCGTCAGAATCCAAAAAAGCAATCCAGTCTCCCCGAGCTGCTGTGATACCCCGGTTTCTTGCAGCACTCACACCCTGATTCGACTGACTTAACAGGGTAGCGTGAGGATAGTCAGTGTGTACCCGTTCACAAGTGTCATCGGTGGAGCCATCGTCAACGACGATCAGGTCAAGCGATGCATGGGTCTGAGACACCACAGACTGCAGTGCCCGATTGATCAGGTGTTCACGGTTGAATGTCGGCACTACGACCGAAACAGAAGGCATCGGGCTCATCACTACTCCCCACTAGCGTGCAGGTGGAGGTGGCACACGTATCAATACGGCTGTGAGTATTGCAATTACCGAAAACATAACAAACACCCACAACGACCATACATAGTCGCCAGTATAGTCGCGCAGGATACCGGAAATCAGCGGGCCGGCTGCCTGTGCGCCCACCTGAACCGCCAGCGCAGTGCCGCGAATAGCGCCATAGCTCGCCCGCCCAAAATAATCTGCCCAGGCCAGAGGCAACACAGTCAGCATGCCACCGATACCCATACCGAACAGTGCGGCGGCAGCGTAACCGTGCCAGGACTGCGTAATCCAGATCATAACCACTGCACTCAGTGCCAGAAACAATGCCGTTACCATTAACGATAAGCGTACGCCCAGGCGCCGGATGAATGCACCAAAGGCAAGACCGGATATGGCGGAAAGCAAAGAAAACGCTCCGATAATCGTCGCTGCGATGGTGGGGTCTATCCCCCGTTCAATCAGGTGGGGTACCTGGTGAAGTGAAACACCTGCCTGTACTGGATACACCAGCAGCGTGTAGAGCGACAGCAACCAGAATGTCCCGGTGCGTACTGCCTGAGCCCGAGTAAATGCCGGTTCACTTGGGCTATCTTGAGAATCCTGTGCAATCTCTTTACCGGTTTGATCGGTACCGTCGGGCACGATACCCATATCTTCAGGTCGCCGAACGACCAGCAGCCACACCGGGATGAACCCAACAATCAGAACCGTTATACCAATTGCGATCCATCCTGAACGCCATCCATGCGTATTGATAGTCAGTTGGGCAATCAGCGGCATTGCCATCAGGCCCATCATTTGCATAAACGTGGCAATGGATGTCGCAATGCCGCGTTTTCGAACAAACCAGTTGTTGACTGCACCGTAAATTCCGAGTTCAAATGGACTCGCAAAACTCATCCGGGCAATGCAGAAAAGCAGGATAAATACGATCAGTGACTGCGTCAGGGACAACAATACCGCACACACTCCGGTTACTAATACTGCCACGCAGAGCATGACCCGAGCACCGCGCCGATCCAGTATTGGTCCCAGTAACGGTGATGCTATCGCCGCCAGTACACCGCCCAGAGACACCGCAGCCGACAGGGACGTTCGGGACCAGCCGAACTCGCCAGTCATCGGCTCGATAAAGATCGAGAGGGTCGCCACCGCAGAACCCTGCCGGGCAAACCCTGCACAACACACACAGGCCAGCACCACCCAGCCATAAAAAAACGGCAGCCGGGGTTGCAACCAGGCTGGAAGAGCTCGAACGTAACTCAAACCTGCCGACATCGATGGGTCAGCACTAAAACTAAAGCTGTTGAACAGACCTGGCTTCAAGCCGGGCCATGTAGGTCGCACTGAAGACCACAACACCAGCGCCGACCCAGACCCAAATCACGGGTGACTCCGCGAAAAAAATCAGCCCGATCATTGTCGACCACACCAACTGCAGAAAATCGATCGGCTGAGACACGGTCACGTCCACCAGCGCCAGGCCACGAGCGATACATAAATGACTCGTTGTCGCAAAGATCGCCGTACCGGCCAGAAAGACGAGATCGGATTGACTGGGTGATTGCCAGACCCACAGCGCCGGGGCCAGCATGGTCAGCGTCGCATAAATCGAGAGATACACGACCAGGGTCCCGCTTGAGTCGTCGCGTACCAGAAACTTGGTCAATACTTTGGATGCGGCAAATAATGGCGCCGCCGCCAGCATTGCCAACGCACCCCACTGCACAACCGCCACTCCGGGGCGTAAAATGATCAGCACACCCACCAGACCCAAGGCAACTGCAATTATCCGGGGGCGTGTCAATCGTTCTCGTAAAAAAGCCACAGCCCCAATGACGACAAAAATCGGGGCTATAAAACTCAGCGCGGTCACTTCCGCAATGGGCAACCGGCTTGCTGCAAAAAACCACAACATGACCGCAATTGCATGAATAAAGCCACGAAACCCGTGGAGGCGCAAATGGCGGGTACGAAACAGTGCCGCACGCCTGCGTAGCACCAGCGGCAGTAGGACCAGTAACCCGAACAAATATCGGGTAAACGCCGCCTGAATGGGATGCAATTCATTACCGACGTACCGTACAAGAGCCGTGAACACAACGAACAGGATGCCGGCGAGTGCAATCCAGAGCAGTCCTTTGGTCATTGAACTCACCCGCGGAGTCTATACGACTATCCTGGCCCTTAAACAGGTGATCTTGGCGCAAGGCCTTGGTCATAGGATACTCGGATGGGACCCGTCAACTGAACAGTCTGTACTTCCCACGTGAACAGCCGAGCAAGCAGCCGGATAGAATATCTTGCCCTGAACCAGTAATATTCACCAGATTAGACCAATGTATGATGGATCAAAACCTAAACGAGTTTTCTCGATGAAATACCAAACTCCCAGCACAACCAAAGAAGCCGCTGTGCTCATCACGCGTGAACGGGGCAAAGCATTTGTACTCGCCGGCGGGACTGATCTGATGGTTCGAATGAAAAGCGGATTGACCGAGCCCGACCTGGTGGTTGACATCAAACATATTCCAGCCATGCAGTCGATCAAGAAATCCGCAACCGGTTTCCGGATTGGCGCCGCCGTCTCTGCTGCTGAAATGGGCGAAAACGCAGCGCTAAAGAAGGCTTGGCCCGGCGTCGTGGAATCTGCAAACTTGATCGGGTCAGATCAAATTCAGAACCGTTGTACCGTTGCCGGCAACCTGTGCAATGCGTCCCCTGCAGCAGATGCTGTACCAGCCTTGATTGCGGCAGGCGCAAAGGCCAATGTCGTGGGTCCACAACGCCGACGAACCGTCTTAGTCGAAAAGGTGATCACCGGGCCGGGTACAACATCACTGGCCAAAGGTGAGGTGGTTGAAGCAATCACACTACCCAAACGACCGCCCAAGTCGGGTGATGCGTACCTGCGCTTTATACCGCGATCGGAGATGGACATCGCGGTAGTGGGTGTGGGTGTCAGCCTGACGCTGGGCAACAACTCGGTCATTAAAAGCGCACGAGTCGCACTGGGTGCAGTCGCACCCACCCCATTGCTGGTGCCCGCAGCAGCTAGGGCTATCGTCGGTACGACACTGAACAAAGCTGCACTCGATAAACTCGCAGAAGCTTGTTCCTCCGCTTGCAACCCGATTGATGACAAACGCGGCACTGTCGAATTCAGAACCGAAGTCGCGGGCGTTCTCGCCCAACGTGCGGCTAAAATTGCTTACAACCGCGCGGGGGGTAAATGATGGCAGGAACACTTGTATCGACTATGATCAATGGCGATCAGACCGAGTTTGTCTGCCAGGCGAGTGAAACGCTGCTGGAAGTGCTGCGCAACCGACTCGGGCTGACCGGCTCTAAAGAAGGTTGTGGCACCGGTGACTGCGGTGCCTGCAGTGTTACGCTAGACGGCCGTTTGGTCTGTTCCTGCCTCGTGTTGGGTGTCGAGGCCCAGGGCCGAAAAGTGAACACCATAGAGGGTCTGGCAGACGGCGATAATTTGCACCCATTGCAATCCAACTTTATCAAACATGCAGCGCTGCAGTGCGGTATCTGCACACCTGGGTTTTTGATAGCCAGCAAGGCTCTGCTGGACCGAAATCCGAATCCGACCGATGAGGAAATTCGATTTGCCTTGGCGGGGAATCTCTGCCGCTGCACGGGCTACGATAAGATCGTACGCGCTGTTAAGGCCACGGCAAAAGATCTCAGGAAAAAATAACCCATTACTTGACGACAATTCCAACACGATCAAGACAACACTTGATCTAATCCGCAGGAGATGCCTGAGATGGCAAATGACACAAAGTTCAGAAACCGAAAATTCAAATCTGTAGGTACACGCCCACCGCGACCAGACGGTCTCGACAAAGTCACCGGTCGAGCGAAATACGGTGCAGACACGTTTGCCCCGGGCCAACTCATCGGCCTGGTTTTACGCTCCCCCCATGCCCACGCGGAGATTAAACGTATCGATACCTCAAAAGCTGCAAAGCTAAACGGGGTTAAGGCAGTGATCACCAGCGAAGATTTACCCGACCTTACGAACGGTGACCGTGATCTGTACGACACACTTGAGAACTGTATGGCGCGGGACAGAGCTCTCTATGATGGCCACGCCGTTGCAGCTGTCGCGGCCATCGATGCCCCAACAGCCAGGAAAGCTTTGAAGCTGATTCGCGTAACTTACAAGCGTCTGCCGCACGTAACTGATGTCGACGATGCAATGAAACCTGACGCACCGTTAGTACAACCACGGGTGTATACCCGTGGCGTATCGCCAAAGCCAGAATCGCCATCGAACGTAGCGAAGGTAAGTGAATTTGGCCATGGCGACGTCGAAGCCGGATTCAAAGCAGCCGATGTGATTGTCGAAAAAAGCTACAAAACTGAGCAGGTTCACCAGGGCTACATTGAACCACATGCCTGCCTTGCCAGTGTTGGACCTGATGGCCATGGCGAGCTCTGGGTGACCACACAGGGACATTTCATTTATCGCAATACCTGCGCTGCCTTGCTCGGCATGGAGGTCGCAAAACTGAAGGTAACCTCTTCAGAAATCGGCGGTGGGTTCGGTGGTAAAACCCACGTCTGGATGGAGCCAGTTGCGCTGGCATTGTCCCGCAAAGCCAATCGCCCGGTAAAACTCGAGATGACCCGGGACGAAGTATTCCGAAGCACAGGCCCAACCTCGTCGACTTCCATTGATATCAAAATCGGTGTAAAAAAAGACGGCAGAATCACTGCTGCAACTGCGGATTTACGTTACCAGGATGGTGCCTTTCCAGGAATCTGGGCCATGCTGGGCGCAATGACGTCCTATGCCTGTTACGACCTGAAAAATGTGAAAACGGTCGGCTACGATGTTCTCGTTAACCGGCCTAAAGTAACTGCCTATCGAGCGCCCTCTGCGCCGATGGCCGCGTTCGCCGTGGAAAGCACTATCGACGAGGTGGCTGCTGAAATCGGCATGGATCCAATTGACTTTCGGATCAAGAACGCCGCGAAAGAAGGGACCAAGTCATCCTATGGTCCGACTTACGGTCCCATCGGTATCGGCCCAACACTGACTGCTGCCAAAAAACACCCGCACATGCGAGCAAAGCTTGGAAAGAACCAAGGTCGGGGCATGGCCTGCGGCTTCTGGTTTAATTTTGGGGGCGAGACGTGTACGGACCTCAACATTGGTGCCGATGGCACAGTCACGCTGACCGTTGGCACA
It includes:
- a CDS encoding glycosyltransferase, yielding MSPMPSVSVVVPTFNREHLINRALQSVVSQTHASLDLIVVDDGSTDDTCERVHTDYPHATLLSQSNQGVSAARNRGITAARGDWIAFLDSDDSWCESKIEQQLQALAKEPRSRICHTDEIWIRNGVRVNPMNKHLKSGGNIFEQCLPRCVISPSAVLLHRSVFEDFGSFDEELPACEDYDLWLRLCAKLPVTYLPEKLVVKYGGHDDQLSTKYWGMDRFRIASLEKLICSGTLTSVQIQSATNEMLTKLDVYLQGARRRDHRDEIQAYERKRNWARHCLEESGKYADSRFDTKEVAG
- a CDS encoding (2Fe-2S)-binding protein, coding for MAGTLVSTMINGDQTEFVCQASETLLEVLRNRLGLTGSKEGCGTGDCGACSVTLDGRLVCSCLVLGVEAQGRKVNTIEGLADGDNLHPLQSNFIKHAALQCGICTPGFLIASKALLDRNPNPTDEEIRFALAGNLCRCTGYDKIVRAVKATAKDLRKK
- a CDS encoding xanthine dehydrogenase family protein subunit M, with the translated sequence MKYQTPSTTKEAAVLITRERGKAFVLAGGTDLMVRMKSGLTEPDLVVDIKHIPAMQSIKKSATGFRIGAAVSAAEMGENAALKKAWPGVVESANLIGSDQIQNRCTVAGNLCNASPAADAVPALIAAGAKANVVGPQRRRTVLVEKVITGPGTTSLAKGEVVEAITLPKRPPKSGDAYLRFIPRSEMDIAVVGVGVSLTLGNNSVIKSARVALGAVAPTPLLVPAAARAIVGTTLNKAALDKLAEACSSACNPIDDKRGTVEFRTEVAGVLAQRAAKIAYNRAGGK
- a CDS encoding xanthine dehydrogenase family protein molybdopterin-binding subunit, which gives rise to MANDTKFRNRKFKSVGTRPPRPDGLDKVTGRAKYGADTFAPGQLIGLVLRSPHAHAEIKRIDTSKAAKLNGVKAVITSEDLPDLTNGDRDLYDTLENCMARDRALYDGHAVAAVAAIDAPTARKALKLIRVTYKRLPHVTDVDDAMKPDAPLVQPRVYTRGVSPKPESPSNVAKVSEFGHGDVEAGFKAADVIVEKSYKTEQVHQGYIEPHACLASVGPDGHGELWVTTQGHFIYRNTCAALLGMEVAKLKVTSSEIGGGFGGKTHVWMEPVALALSRKANRPVKLEMTRDEVFRSTGPTSSTSIDIKIGVKKDGRITAATADLRYQDGAFPGIWAMLGAMTSYACYDLKNVKTVGYDVLVNRPKVTAYRAPSAPMAAFAVESTIDEVAAEIGMDPIDFRIKNAAKEGTKSSYGPTYGPIGIGPTLTAAKKHPHMRAKLGKNQGRGMACGFWFNFGGETCTDLNIGADGTVTLTVGTVDVGGARASLSLIAAEELGIPYERVKCNITDTASLGHNDMTDGSRGTFSSGMSTIFAARNAIEDLRQRAAATWEIQVKDVVWEDGKAIAKGKKYRKLKPLSLDDLAAASPNTGGPIAGHSQIVADGAGVSFASHICDIEVDPETSATKVVRYTVIQDAGKAVHPDYVEGQFQGGAAQGIGWALNEEYIYDRNGRLQNPGFLDYRVPVCSDLPFIDTQILEIPNPNHPYGIRGVGETSIVPPLAAIGNALSDVAGVRMTHVPMSPPRIRKAIKENQA
- a CDS encoding DMT family transporter — encoded protein: MTKGLLWIALAGILFVVFTALVRYVGNELHPIQAAFTRYLFGLLVLLPLVLRRRAALFRTRHLRLHGFRGFIHAIAVMLWFFAASRLPIAEVTALSFIAPIFVVIGAVAFLRERLTRPRIIAVALGLVGVLIILRPGVAVVQWGALAMLAAAPLFAASKVLTKFLVRDDSSGTLVVYLSIYATLTMLAPALWVWQSPSQSDLVFLAGTAIFATTSHLCIARGLALVDVTVSQPIDFLQLVWSTMIGLIFFAESPVIWVWVGAGVVVFSATYMARLEARSVQQL
- a CDS encoding MFS transporter, whose product is MSAGLSYVRALPAWLQPRLPFFYGWVVLACVCCAGFARQGSAVATLSIFIEPMTGEFGWSRTSLSAAVSLGGVLAAIASPLLGPILDRRGARVMLCVAVLVTGVCAVLLSLTQSLIVFILLFCIARMSFASPFELGIYGAVNNWFVRKRGIATSIATFMQMMGLMAMPLIAQLTINTHGWRSGWIAIGITVLIVGFIPVWLLVVRRPEDMGIVPDGTDQTGKEIAQDSQDSPSEPAFTRAQAVRTGTFWLLSLYTLLVYPVQAGVSLHQVPHLIERGIDPTIAATIIGAFSLLSAISGLAFGAFIRRLGVRLSLMVTALFLALSAVVMIWITQSWHGYAAAALFGMGIGGMLTVLPLAWADYFGRASYGAIRGTALAVQVGAQAAGPLISGILRDYTGDYVWSLWVFVMFSVIAILTAVLIRVPPPPAR